The segment TGGCACTCTCACTTATCGCAGCCAGaccaatactttagccattatTGAAAGTGGAGGTGGGATATTACGGAATGTTTCCAGCTTGATAGCTACAAATGAGGACCACAGGTAAATACAGAGTTTATTGttacttttaaatgaatttgTAAGATTCATATCTTCAGAAAGACTTAACTGAGCAGTGTTTTGTGTAATTATGCAAGTTCTGACCCAAATTACACTTACGACAATGAAACTATTAATACCTGATTTATTCATTAACATTTATGCTAATAAAAGTTCATAGTATCACAAAGATGTCTAAAAATAAACCAGTGATACTTGAGAGATATAACCCATGTgtagaataaaaaatgaaagccatAAATACAACAGAGAACAAAATCCTTTCCTATATGTAGTATGGATTAAGGGAATATgaggttataaaaaaaaaaaaaaaaaaaaactgtggttaTGATCCAGAAAGTACAATGATTCACATTTTTCTAGTGGAGCCATAACATCAGTAATCAAAATGTTTTTCAGCCAGCAGCCATTCATCCAATTTATTAGAACTGTGAAACCTAACAGAGCACCTCAGATGCAAGGCATACCTTTTCACAACTTGAGCTTTGTATTATCTCAACAAAAATACAGTATCTTTcacagtgtatttatttattttatcctgtATTGTTCCTGtctcatttcaaaaaaaaaaaactatggggTACTTGTAGTAAAAGGGCTTTGTAAAGAATGTAAACATCTTTTCTGTAAGTTTTTGATGCACAAACTACAAGGCTTACCGCCCTTTCCTCTTCTCATGGAAGAACTCTTAAACTCAGTAAGCACTCAGGTGTCTACTGGACTGCTGAGAGAGCTGCCATTGCTAAAGCTTATTGTACCTTTTTGCCTATCAGTTTTAAAGCCCACTAGAGTTGACTATGCTCTCATTAAACTTCATTTTACCATGCATTAAATAAGCCGTAGCTCTTCCGATCCTAACATTCATTACGCTCTCAACTCTTGTTTTTATACttacttttaaatgttttgaaaactttcactttatttttagaaaaactacACACACAATTTTCCCAAGACCACTTACAAGGGGGAATATCAGTATTACAAATTCAAACCAGAGAGAGATTATCTAAAAGTCATTTTGCTGCCCTGAGCTTACAGTGTGTTCCCTGACTTTGTAAAGATCTATTAATTCATTCTTCTCTCTACCTCTTCTGAGATGTCTCTGTTGTCAAGATTGTGGAACCCACCCAGATGTTAAATTACCACAGAGTCCCTGTTCAGctttcataatatatttatacTCAGTAAACTGAGAAACTCTGTCACTatgtaaagtaaatatatatttgctcaagaaaaatttttaaagctgttAGGTCAGAATAGGAAATGCAGAATTGATGAAACTGAACATTTTTACCTTTTAGTCTGATAGATGAGTCCTgtaaaacaataaacattaaaTGAACTAAGGTAGAACAAAAGGAGATGGGCAGTGCttgaaatttataatataattcGGTGTAGTTTTATTTTGCCAGTTGTTACAAGTTTTAGCGGTTACCTTTAGATTTAAatttgttctctttccttttatttgtacTGCAAACAGATATTTACCTTACTTTTGTaatatcttgtttttatttcaggcAAATCCTAAGAGAGAATAATTGCTTACAGACCTTATTACAACACTTGAAATCTCACAGTTTGACAATAGTCAGCAATGCATGCGGAACCTTGTGGAATCTCTCAGCAAGAAACCCTAAAGACCAGGAAGCATTGTGGGACATGGGAGCGGTCAGCATGCTCAAGAACCTCATTCATTCAAAGCACAAGATGATTGCTATGGGAAGTGCTGCAGCTTTAAGGaatctcatggcaaatagacctGCAAAGTATAAAGATGCCAATATCATGTCTCCTGGTTCAAGTTTGCCTTCTCTACATGTCAGGAAACAAAAGGCCCTggaagcagaattagatgctCAGCATTTATCAGAAACTTTTGACAATATTGACAATTTAAGTCCCAAGGCCTCTCATCGTAGTAAGCAGAGACACAAGCAAAATCTCTATGGTGACTATGTTTTTGACACCAATCGACATGATGATAACAGGTCAGAGAATTTTAATACTGGAAACATGACTGTCCTATCACCATACTTAAACACTACAGTATTGCCCAGCTCTTCTTCATCAAGGGGAAGTTTAGACAGCTCTCGTTCTGAGAAAGATAGAAGTTTGGAGAGAGAACGAGGTATTAGCCTAGGCAACTATCACCCAGCAACAGAAAATCCAGGAACCTCTTCAAAGCGAGGTTTGCAGATTTCTACCACTGCAGCCCAGATTGCCAAAGTCATGGAAGAAGTATCAGCTATTCATACCTCTCAGGAAGACAGAAGTTCTGGGTCTACCACAGAACTACACTGTGGGACAGATGAGAGGAATGCACTAAGAAGAAGCTCTACcacccacacacatgcaaacacgtACAACTTTACCAagtcagaaaactcaaacagaacATGTCCGATACCATATGCCAAAGTAGAATATAAGAGATCTTCAAATGATAGTTTAAATAGTGTCAGCAGTAGTGATGGTTATGGTAAAAGAGGTCAGATGAAGCCTTCAATTGAATCCTATTCTGAAGATGATGAAAGTAAATTTTGCAGCTATGGTCAGTATCCAGCTGACCTAGCCCATAAAATACACAGTGCAAATCATATGGATGATAATGATGGAGAACTAGATACACCAATAAATTACAGTCTTAAATATTCCGATGAACAGTTGAACTCTGGGAGGCAGAGCCCTTCACAGAATGAAAGATGGGCAAGACCCAAACATATACTAGAAGatgaaataaaaccaaatgagCAGAGACAATCAAGGAGTCAAAGCACAGCTTATCCCGTGTATCCTGAGAGCACTGACGATAAACACCTCAAGTTCCAACCACACTTTGGGCAGCAAGAATGTGTTTCCCCATACAGGTCAAGAGCAGCCAATGGATCTGAAACAAATCGAGTAGGCTCTAATCATGGAATTAGTCAAAATGTGAACCAGTCTTTGTGTCAAGAAGATGACTATGAAGACGATAAACCAACCAACTATAGTGAACGTTACTCTGAGGAAGGGCAGCACGAGGAAGAAGAGAGGCCAACCAATTACAGCATAAAATACAGTGAAGAAAAACATCACGTGGATCAGCCTATTGATTATAGTTTAAAATACACCACAGACATTTCTTCTTCACAGAAACCAGCATTTTCATTCTCAAAGAATTCATCTGGACAGAGCACAAAAACTGAACACATCTCTTCAAGCAGCGAGAATACGTCCACAACTTCATCTAATGCCAAGAGGCAGAATCAGCTGCATCCAAGCTCAGCACAGAGCAGAAGTGGTCAGACCCCAAAAGCCACCTCTTCTTCTTGCAAAGTCCCCTCTATCAACCAAGAAACAATACAGACTTACTGTGTAGAAGATACCCCAATATGCTTTTCAAGATGCAGTTCATTATCGTCTTTGTCATCTGCTGAAGATGAAGTAGGGTGTGATCAGACAACACAAGAAGCAGAGTCTGCTAACACTCTGCAAATAGCCGAAATCAAGGACAACAGCGGACCTAGGTCAAATGAAGATTCTGTGAGTAAAGTTCCAGCAGGGTCACAGCACATTAGAACCAAATCCAGCAGACTCCAGGCTTCTGGTCTGTCTTCAGAGTCAGCCAGGCACAAAGCTGTTGAATTTTCTTCAGGGGCCAAATCTCCTTCCAAGAGCGGTGCTCAGACACCCAAAAGTCCACCAGAGCACTACGTTCAGGAGACCCCACTCATGTTTAGCAGATGTACTTCGGTCAGTTCACTCGACAGTTTTGAGAGTCGCTCGATTGCCAGCTCTGTTCAGAGTGAACCCTGCAGTGGAATGGTAAGCGGCATCATAAGCCCCAGTGACCTCCCAGATAGCCCTGGACAAACCATGCCGCCAAGCAGAAGCAAAACCCCGCCACCGCCGCCTCCGCCTCCTCCTCAGACAGTTCAAACGAAGCAGGAAGTACCTAAAAATAAAGCACCTAGTGctgaaaagagagaaagtggACCCAAGCAAGCTGCTGTAAATGCTGCAGTACAAAGGGTCCAGGTTCTTCCAGAGGCTGATACTCTGTTACATTTTGCCACAGAGAGTACTCCTGATGGATTTTCTTGTTCATCTAGCCTGAGCGCTCTGAGCCTTGATGAGCCATTTATTCAGAAAGATGTAGAACTAAGAATAATGCCTCCAGTTCAGGAAAATGACAATGGGAATGAAACAGAAAGTGAGCAGCCTGAAGAATCAAATGAAAACCAggaaaaagaggcagaaaaacCCACTGATTCTGAAAAAGATCTTTTAGATGAGTCAGATGATGATGATATTGAAATACTAGAAGAGTGTATAATTTCTGCCATGCCAACAAAATCTTCACGCAAAGCCAAAAAACCAGCCCAGACTACTTCGAAATTACCTCCACCTGTGGCAAGGAAACCAAGTCAGCTCCCTGTATACAAACTTCTGCCATCGCAAAACAGGTTACAGGCACAAAAGCATGTTAGTTTTACACAAGGAGATGATATGCCACGGGTGTATTGTGTAGAAGGGACACCTATAAACTTTTCCACAGCTACATCTCTGAGTGATCTAACGATAGAATCCCCTCCAAATGAGTtagctgctggagaaggggttAGAGCAGGGGCACAGTCAAGTGAATTTGAAAAAAGAGATACCATTCCTACTGAAGGCAGAAGTACAGATGAGGCTCAACGAGGGAAAGCCTCATCCGTCACTGTACCTGAACTGGATGACAACAAAACAGAAGAAGGTGATATTCTTGCAGAATGCATTAATTCTGCCATGCCCAAAGGAAAAAGTCACAAGCCTTTCCGTGTGAAAAAGATTATGGACCAGGTCCAGCAAGCATCTATGTCTTCATCTGGAATTAACAAAAATCAATTAGATGGTAAGACAAAGAAACCTACTTCACCAGTAAAACCTATAccacaaaatactgagtataggaCACGTGTAAGAAAAAATACAgactcaaaaaataatttaaatgccgAAAGAAATTTCTCGGAAAACAAAGACTCAAAGAAACAGCACTTGAAAAATAATTCCAAGGACTTCAATGATAAACTGCCAAATAATGAAGACAGAGTCAGAGGAAGTTTTACTTTTGATTCACCTCATCATTACACGCCCATTGAAGgcactccatactgtttttcacgaAATGACTCTTTGAGTTCTCTAgattttgatgatgatgatgttgaccTTTCTAGGGAAAAGGCTGAATTAAGAAaggggaaggaaaataaagaatcaGAAGCTAAAGTGACCAACCACACAGAACTAACCTCAAACCAACAATCAGCTAGTAAGACACCAGCTGTTACAAAGCAGCCAATAAATAGAGGTCAGTCTAAACCCATGCTGCAGAAGCAGTCCACTTTTCCCCAGTCTTCCAAAGATATACCAGACAGAGGGGCAGCAACAGATGAGAAATTACAGAATTTCGCTATTGAAAATACTCCAGTTTGCTTTTCTCGAAATTCCTCTCTAAGCTCTCTTAGTGACATTGatcaagaaaacaacaacaacaaggaaaatGAACCTATCAAAGAGACAGAGCCCCCTGCCTCACAGGGAGAACCAGGTAAACCCCAGGCCTCAGGTTATGCTCCTAAATCATTTCACGTGGAAGACACCCCTGTTTGTTTCTCAAGAAACAGTTCTCTCAGTTCTCTTAGTATTGATTCTGAAGATGACCTGTTGCAGGAATGTATAAGTTCTGcaatgccaaaaaagaaaaagccttccAGGCTCAAGCCTGATAATGAAAAGCATAGTCCCAGAAATATGGGTGGCATATTAGCAGAAGATTTGACACTCGATTTGAAAGATATACAGAGACCAGATTCAGAACATGGTTTATCCCCAGATTCAGAAAATTTTGATTGGAAAGCTATTCAGGAAGGTGCAAATTCCATAGTAAGTAGTTTACATCAAGCTGCTGCCGCTGCATGTTTATCTCGACAAGCTTCATCTGATTCAGATTCCATCCTTTCACTGAAATCGGGCATCTCTCTGGGATCACCATTTCATCTTACACCTGATCAAGAAGAAAAACCCTTTACAAGTAATAAAGGCCCACGAATTCTAAAACCTGGGGAGAAAAGTACATTGGAAACTAAAAAAATAGAATctgaaaataaaggaataaaaggagGCAAAAAGGTTTATAAAAGTTTGATTACTGGAAAAGTTCGATCTAACTCGGAAATTTCGAGCCAAATGAAACAACCGCTTCAAACAAACATGCCTTCAATCTCTCGAGGTAGGACAATGATTCATATTCCAGGAGTTCGGAATAGCTCTTCAAGTACAAGTCCAGTGTCTAAAAAAGGCCCGCCCCTCAAGACTCCAGCCTCCAAAAGCCCTAGTGAAGGTCAGCCGGCTACCACCTCTCCCAGAGGAACCAAGCCATCAGTGAAGTCAGAATTAAGCCCTGTTACAAGGCAGGCATCCCAGACAGTGGGATCAAACAAAGCACCTTCTAGATCAGGATCTAGAGATTCCACTCCTTCAAGACCTGCCCAGCAACCATTAAGTAGACCAATGCAGTCTCCAGGGCGAAACTCAATCTCTCCTGGTAGAAATGGAATAAGTCCCCCTAACAAATTATCTCAACTACCAAGGACGTCATCCCCTAGTACTGCTTCAACTAAGTCCTCAGGTTCTGGGAAAATGTCTTACACATCTCCTGGCAGACAGATGAGCCAGCAGAACCTCACCAAACAAACGGGCTTATCCAAGAATGGCAGTGGTATCCCAAGAAGTGAATCTGCCTCCAAAGGGCTAAATCAAATGAGTAGTAGTAATGGATCCAATAAAAAAGTAGAACTTTCTAGAATGTCTTCAACAAAGTCAAGTGGAAGTGAATCCGATAGGTCAGAGAGACCTGTATTAGTACGCCAATCAACTTTCATCAAAGAAGCTCCAAGCCCAACCCTAAGGAGAAAACTGGAGGAATCTGCTTCATTTGaatctctttctccatcttccaGACCCGATTCTCCCACACGGTCCCAGGCTCATACTCCAGTTTTAAGTCCTTCCCTTCCTGATATGTCTCTATCTACACATTCGTCTGTTCAGTCTGGTGGATGGCGAAAACTCCCGCCTAACCTCAGTCCCACCATAGAGTATAATGATGGAAGACCAGTAAAGCGCCATGATATAGCACGCTCTCATTCCGAAAGTCCTTCCAGACTTCCCATCAATAGGTCAGGGACCTGGAAACGTGAGCACAGCAAACACTCATCATCACTTCCTCGAGTAAGCACTTGGAGAAGAACTGGAAGTTCATCCTCAATTCTTTCTGCTTCATCAGAATctagtgaaaaggcaaaaagtgagGACGAAAAACAAGTGAACTCTATTTCAGGAAGCAAACAAACTAAAGAAAACCAGGTATCCACAAAAGgaacatggagaaaaataaaagaaagtgaaatttctCCCACAAATACTACTTCTCAGACCACTTCTTCAGGTGCTGCAAATGGTGCTGAATCAAAGACTCTGATTTATCAAATGGCACCTGCTGTTTCTAAAACAGAGGATGTTTGGGTGAGAATTGAGGATTGCCCCATTAACAACCCTAGATCTGGAAGATCTCCAACAGGAAATACTCCCCCTGTGATTGACACTGTTTCAGAAAAGGGAAACCCAAACCCTAAAGATTCAAAAGATAATCAGGGAAAACAAAATGTGAGCAATGGTAGTGCCCCTACACGCACCATGGGTCTGGAAAACCGCCTGAATTCCTTTATTCAGGTAGATCCCCCAGACCAAAAAGGAACGGAGACAAAACCGGGACACAGTAATAACCCTGTCCCTGCATCCGAGACTAGTGAAAGTTCTATAGCTGAGCGTACCCCGTTTAGTTCTAGCAGCTCAAGCAAGCACAGTTCACCAAGTGGGACTGTCGCCGCCAGGGTGAGTCCTTTTAACTACAACCCAAGCCCAAGGAAGAGCAGCACAGACGGCACTTCAGCCCGACCGTCTCAGATCCCAACGCCAGTGAGCAACAACACAAAGAAACGCGACTCAAAACCCGACAGCACGGAACCCAGCGGGACTCAAAGTCCTAAACGCCATTCCGGGTCTTACCTTGTGACATCTGTGTGAAAAGAGCTGGAAGGATGAAACCGAGAATGTGATACGTGTTCCTCACAACTGCTATGTAGAAATTTTGTTTCAAGTGAAActgtaaaagactgaaaaattttGTAAATAGGTTTGATTCTTGTTAGAGGGTTTTTGTTCTGGAAGCCATATTTGATAGTATACTTCGTCTTCACTGGTCATATTTTGGGAGGCACTCTTGATAGTTAGGAAGAAAATGGTAAAGCCAAGTATATTTGTACAGtatgtttttcatgtatttaagTAGCATCCCATCCCAGCATCCTTTAATTATTGCTTGTATTAAAATAACACTACAGATAGAAGATATGATATATTGCTGTTATCAATCATTTCTAGATAATAAACTGACTAAACTTACATCAGGGAGAAATTGGTATTTATGCAAAAAAACATTCTGTTTTAGTCCTTGAGAGTCCATCTAACATCATTATTAATCATGTGGCTGTGAAATTCACAGTAATATGGTTCCCAGTGAACAAGTTTACCCAGCCTGCTTTGCTTTACTGCATGAATGAAAATGATGGTTCAATTTCAGAAGTAATGATTAACAGTTCTGTGGTCACATGATGTGCATATAGATAGCTATAGTGTAACAACTTACACTATTTTGTgcgcaaaacaaaaaaatctgtgtaaCTGTAAAACATTGAATGATACTATTTTACCTGAACATCTGAAAGTAGGTAGAATTTTTGCTATGCTGTAACTTGTTGTATATTCTGGTATTTGAGGTGAGATGGCTGCTCTTTTATTATTGAGACATGAATCGTGTCTCAACAGAAACTAAATGAACATTTCAGAATAAATTATTGCTGTATGTAAACTGTTACTGAAATTGGTATTTGTTTGAAGGGTCTTATTTCACATTTGTATTAATAACTGTCAAAAAGGGCCTCTTTTAAAAGcttatataaattttttcttcaaattctatGCATTTAAGAGTAAACTTCCTCTTACTGTAATAAAAAACAATTGAAGCTGATTGTTGGCATTTAACCATTCCATGCATTGGCACTTAACCATtcctgaaaatttttttaatgtgtgattAGCACTTCCTGTTTagtatttttctgtttactttttttcttactcTGCTGGAGTTGATTTTCTAAATTCATATAATAGCAATGTGAACTGCCTTGCATATGGGCGTTGAACACAATAGGCCCACaaagaacatttcttttttcttaatagaaTTCTGTCCTTGAGAAATTAATTCTTCTGAGGTAGAAGTAGTCTCTTCCAAGCCCGTCTTGGAATGTCACTGTCTTGTCCCTCCTGTTGCTCCTGGGTCTGAAATGAACACCTTTCATCACCTTTTGTGTTACAGCAAAATTTCAGCAGCCAAATACAATCAGTACCTTGCCATGTTCAGAAAATGCTAAGACattcaagagactcttaagaaaCCACTGCCTGTTAATGAAAACTTTGTTTTTGATGAGTAGGGTTGTGGGGTGTGTGTTCAAATGCCCCCTTCCTCACACAGCAAGGAGAGGATCCTCCTTCATGAAGGAAGATAGACTgataagatttatttaaaaagctaATATATCTTTCCAGAATTTGTTCTAAATAATCAGAGAGTAAGGATGATGATAAATGTTCacgtatttattgaataaatgaaattttattttttaatgataaattcaTGCACTCTGCATTTGGGGAagggaaaagatatttaaatatggCAGGACACTGGGGAAAGGTGGTGAGGAGTAAGCATATCTACCTGCTGTCTTTGAAATCACATCATAGAGTTAGTTATCTACCGCTTACCTGTGTTTATTATTTACAggtaaggactttttttttttaagtcatttactAAAATGCCAGTAAATAAGTGCTGTGATTTGAAGAAAGGCATGACTCCAAAGCCCATACTCTTTCTACTGCTCACCTTTGGAATATACCTACATTTAAACTTTCATCAAGTTTTATCTGAGTGAAATCATTGGTAAGTCATAAGACTATTCTGTTTTTCTCAAAGGATGCCTTATCCAGCAGGGATATATGAATAGAGGTCATATTTCTTTCCTGTTTAGtcctgattttcttattttttttagttaCTACTGCATGACAATTTTTATAAACCACTTCAAATACTTTTGTAGAAAAAAATGGGATATAAGTCAATTATAATAAAATTGCCTTTCTCaaggaaggggggaaaaaaaaaaacaaaacagtgctgaaaatgaaaaaaggatgCCCTCTATATCCCAGGAAACTCAGGAATTCCAGTAAGCAGTGCCTACTGGGAGAAGGTACAGTATATATTGCCATTGAGGAAAAGGTTCTGTATGAGACCCTCTAGTTAGAGATAATGGCTCTGAATTAGTAAAGGAGAAAATCTGAGTTCTAATTTTAGAAGTTCAGGGAGTGCTCCCATAACTGATAACAACCCCAATAGCCCCCAGTTTACACTTGTATGTTACAAATGCACACTGAGCCAACACTGGGGGTTAGTTGAGTTGCAACGCCTGTTAAGAAAAGTAGGGCAGTGCCCTGTTATCTTTGCACTGCAGCAGACAGAACCGAGGCAGTGGTTTTCCAACTTGAGTGCATGCAGATCACCAAAAATGTTAAAACACATCCCCATCCTTCCTGACTCTGAGTCAGGCCTGGGAACTAGCAGgcgatgctgatgctgctggtctgggaccATTCAGAGTTACTGCCGTGCGTGACTGCAGTAAAGCTCCTCGAGGGACTGCCTTCAGTTCCAGCTATtcttctcaaccactggactcaGCATCTGAGAGAGTACACCAAGCTGCCCTCTCCTTCAGGCATGAAAAGATGTTAATATTGAGTTACAATCTGATACAGCCCATCTCAACTCCCAATAGTCCACAAGTTTACCAGACATGAATGAACAGGTAATTCTGTATCTGAGGGATTGACTCATATTCCCTTTGGAACAgttatcaaaaaggcaaaatttcagCAAATATCTAATTTGGATTTACAATAATATCAAAAGAGACACACCAAGAACAGGGCAAAGAAGAGAACTTTAAAGAGAGGGAAAATGGACttcagatgaaagaaaaatgtgcCCAGTTGGTATACAAACAACAACTAATGGCAAATGCGGTATTTGAGAATAAACTTTACAAGTTACTTTGCACTGACAGCAAAGTTAATGAGagggaaataatgaaataaaaaataagcccCAAAGAATCCAACTGCATTGTAAGAATAGTCAAAAAACTTTTTTCCCCATAAACTGTGGATTGTTCCCACAAGGTTAATGAACTGAAGGGATGAGTCTTGCTGAAGATGGAAGCTAGTTGCACTGTATCTGAATTCATGTTTTCACAGAAAACATGTTTCTGTGAAACATGTATTCATGTATTCTGTGAAACATGAATTCATGAATACATGTTTCCTTGTATCTAAATAGAAAAAGAACTGAGTgccagaaatgcaaaaagaaaattgCCAAGAGCTGAAGAATACTTGAGTAGTCAGATCATTCACACTtaaccaaacaaaaataatttttcaagagTCACAAGGGTTGAAATagagtatataaattatattttagtttCTAATTCCTTCATATTAATGCTGACTTTCAAATACTACTACATAGTGTTGAAACCTAGGACTTTGACTCCTACAAACTCCAGGTCTTTTTTCTGcccttctcctctcttctgtGGTCTATAAAACTATATTCTGGTTTTTGTTAGACCATCGATCCTTCTTTCAACCtgtatgttttgtgtgtgtataatattgtTCTCGGTGCTAAATACACTTCTGATATTCAGGATAACTCTACAATTGTgactatttgcttattttcttgacATTATGAGgttgttccttttttttaaaagtactcaACCTTTTGCTAGTGAAGGTGACCACTGAATATAAAGCAACATTAGTGAATGTTGCAAAAATTAGCTATTGTTAATAGCTATTGTTGCAGACATTACCTGCCTCACCTACACAACCTTCTGGAATCCTGACATTAGTCTCACTGTTGATCACTGAACCTTGTACTCACTCAGTGTTTCCCCCGGCCATGGCTGTTTCCACCAGAGGGGGTACCTGACCTAGAGGAAACTAGTTACCAAAGACTTGTATggcttgtctttaaaaaaaaaaagattaggtcaattttaaataaaagagtcaTGAAATTTCCGGTTGGAGATTGAGTGCTAGAACTGAAAGATCTTGTAGAGTTAAGACTGAAGGTGCTCTGATTGGCATCATG is part of the Bubalus bubalis isolate 160015118507 breed Murrah chromosome 11, NDDB_SH_1, whole genome shotgun sequence genome and harbors:
- the APC gene encoding adenomatous polyposis coli protein isoform X3 → MYTPLCSSAVAALPAPVPPCAVGSRSSGGGRGCVRQERKRPGCVRASVRGASVWQEVLKQLQGSIEDEAMASSGQIDLLERLKELNLDSSNFPGVKLRSKMSLRSYGSREGSVSSRSGECSPVPMGSFPRRGFVNGSRENTGYLEELEKERSLLLADLDKEEKEKDWYYAQLQNLTKRIDSLPLTENFSLQTDMTRRQLEYEARQIRVAMEEQLGTCQDMEKRAQRRITRIQQIEKDILRIRQLLQSQATEAERSSQSKHEAGSHEAERQNEGQGVAEINMATSGSGQGSTTRIDHETASVLSSSSTHSAPRRLTSHLGTKVEMVYSLLSMLGTHDKDDMSRTLLAMSSSQDSCISMRQSGCLPLLIQLLHGNDKDSVLLGNSRGSKEARARASAALHNIIHSQPDDKRGRREIRVLHLLEQIRAYCETCWEWQEAHEQGMDQDKNPMPAPVEHQICPAVCVLMKLSFDEEHRHAMNELGGLQAIAELLQVDCEMYGLTNDHYSITLRRYAGMALTNLTFGDVANKATLCSMKGCMRALVAQLQSESEDLQQVIASVLRNLSWRADVNSKKTLREVGSVKALMECALEVKKESTLKSVLSALWNLSAHCTENKADICAVDGALAFLVGTLTYRSQTNTLAIIESGGGILRNVSSLIATNEDHRQILRENNCLQTLLQHLKSHSLTIVSNACGTLWNLSARNPKDQEALWDMGAVSMLKNLIHSKHKMIAMGSAAALRNLMANRPAKYKDANIMSPGSSLPSLHVRKQKALEAELDAQHLSETFDNIDNLSPKASHRSKQRHKQNLYGDYVFDTNRHDDNRSENFNTGNMTVLSPYLNTTVLPSSSSSRGSLDSSRSEKDRSLERERGISLGNYHPATENPGTSSKRGLQISTTAAQIAKVMEEVSAIHTSQEDRSSGSTTELHCGTDERNALRRSSTTHTHANTYNFTKSENSNRTCPIPYAKVEYKRSSNDSLNSVSSSDGYGKRGQMKPSIESYSEDDESKFCSYGQYPADLAHKIHSANHMDDNDGELDTPINYSLKYSDEQLNSGRQSPSQNERWARPKHILEDEIKPNEQRQSRSQSTAYPVYPESTDDKHLKFQPHFGQQECVSPYRSRAANGSETNRVGSNHGISQNVNQSLCQEDDYEDDKPTNYSERYSEEGQHEEEERPTNYSIKYSEEKHHVDQPIDYSLKYTTDISSSQKPAFSFSKNSSGQSTKTEHISSSSENTSTTSSNAKRQNQLHPSSAQSRSGQTPKATSSSCKVPSINQETIQTYCVEDTPICFSRCSSLSSLSSAEDEVGCDQTTQEAESANTLQIAEIKDNSGPRSNEDSVSKVPAGSQHIRTKSSRLQASGLSSESARHKAVEFSSGAKSPSKSGAQTPKSPPEHYVQETPLMFSRCTSVSSLDSFESRSIASSVQSEPCSGMVSGIISPSDLPDSPGQTMPPSRSKTPPPPPPPPPQTVQTKQEVPKNKAPSAEKRESGPKQAAVNAAVQRVQVLPEADTLLHFATESTPDGFSCSSSLSALSLDEPFIQKDVELRIMPPVQENDNGNETESEQPEESNENQEKEAEKPTDSEKDLLDESDDDDIEILEECIISAMPTKSSRKAKKPAQTTSKLPPPVARKPSQLPVYKLLPSQNRLQAQKHVSFTQGDDMPRVYCVEGTPINFSTATSLSDLTIESPPNELAAGEGVRAGAQSSEFEKRDTIPTEGRSTDEAQRGKASSVTVPELDDNKTEEGDILAECINSAMPKGKSHKPFRVKKIMDQVQQASMSSSGINKNQLDGKTKKPTSPVKPIPQNTEYRTRVRKNTDSKNNLNAERNFSENKDSKKQHLKNNSKDFNDKLPNNEDRVRGSFTFDSPHHYTPIEGTPYCFSRNDSLSSLDFDDDDVDLSREKAELRKGKENKESEAKVTNHTELTSNQQSASKTPAVTKQPINRGQSKPMLQKQSTFPQSSKDIPDRGAATDEKLQNFAIENTPVCFSRNSSLSSLSDIDQENNNNKENEPIKETEPPASQGEPGKPQASGYAPKSFHVEDTPVCFSRNSSLSSLSIDSEDDLLQECISSAMPKKKKPSRLKPDNEKHSPRNMGGILAEDLTLDLKDIQRPDSEHGLSPDSENFDWKAIQEGANSIVSSLHQAAAAACLSRQASSDSDSILSLKSGISLGSPFHLTPDQEEKPFTSNKGPRILKPGEKSTLETKKIESENKGIKGGKKVYKSLITGKVRSNSEISSQMKQPLQTNMPSISRGRTMIHIPGVRNSSSSTSPVSKKGPPLKTPASKSPSEGQPATTSPRGTKPSVKSELSPVTRQASQTVGSNKAPSRSGSRDSTPSRPAQQPLSRPMQSPGRNSISPGRNGISPPNKLSQLPRTSSPSTASTKSSGSGKMSYTSPGRQMSQQNLTKQTGLSKNGSGIPRSESASKGLNQMSSSNGSNKKVELSRMSSTKSSGSESDRSERPVLVRQSTFIKEAPSPTLRRKLEESASFESLSPSSRPDSPTRSQAHTPVLSPSLPDMSLSTHSSVQSGGWRKLPPNLSPTIEYNDGRPVKRHDIARSHSESPSRLPINRSGTWKREHSKHSSSLPRVSTWRRTGSSSSILSASSESSEKAKSEDEKQVNSISGSKQTKENQVSTKGTWRKIKESEISPTNTTSQTTSSGAANGAESKTLIYQMAPAVSKTEDVWVRIEDCPINNPRSGRSPTGNTPPVIDTVSEKGNPNPKDSKDNQGKQNVSNGSAPTRTMGLENRLNSFIQVDPPDQKGTETKPGHSNNPVPASETSESSIAERTPFSSSSSSKHSSPSGTVAARVSPFNYNPSPRKSSTDGTSARPSQIPTPVSNNTKKRDSKPDSTEPSGTQSPKRHSGSYLVTSV